From Candidatus Neomarinimicrobiota bacterium, the proteins below share one genomic window:
- a CDS encoding galactose mutarotase — MRKEIYLLCNFFVIIIVMILYTGCQKNRRHIMKEKFGTFNGKDVFLYTLKNNNDMAVKITNYGGILVSIFVPDKNGKLVDVLAGFDSLDDYIADDSFFGIVVGRFANRIKKGRFTLDGKEYQLTINNGENHLHGGKNHFGKKLWDARTVSDDSCVSLVLSLDSPDGEEGYPGNLHAKVTYSLFKDRNELKISFKATTDKPTIVNMTSHGYFNLSGSFDNTILNHQLMIDADYFTPTNKELIPTGELRDVTGTPMDFRKPKQIGQDIDKDYEPLKFAGGYDHNWVLNSYNGQIRKVVELYSPESGINMELLTDQPGIQFYSGNFLDGTKKGKGGVKYNFRTSLCLEPQNFPDAPNHPNFPSAVLRPGETYTHTTIFKFSVK; from the coding sequence ATGAGAAAGGAAATTTATTTGTTATGCAATTTTTTTGTTATTATAATAGTTATGATACTCTATACTGGTTGTCAAAAAAATAGGAGGCATATTATGAAAGAGAAATTTGGGACATTCAATGGTAAAGATGTTTTCCTTTATACCTTGAAAAATAACAATGATATGGCTGTTAAGATTACAAATTATGGTGGTATTCTCGTTTCAATTTTTGTTCCCGATAAAAATGGGAAGTTGGTAGATGTTCTTGCGGGTTTTGATTCATTGGATGATTATATAGCAGATGATTCATTTTTTGGAATCGTAGTTGGCAGATTTGCAAATAGAATTAAAAAAGGACGGTTTACCCTTGATGGAAAAGAGTATCAATTAACAATAAATAATGGTGAAAATCATTTGCATGGAGGTAAAAATCATTTTGGGAAAAAGTTATGGGATGCCAGAACAGTATCTGATGATTCCTGTGTCTCTTTGGTTTTATCTCTCGATAGTCCTGATGGCGAAGAGGGGTATCCAGGGAATCTTCATGCGAAGGTTACATATTCTCTTTTTAAAGATCGGAATGAATTGAAAATATCATTTAAAGCAACGACAGATAAACCTACTATTGTAAATATGACAAGTCACGGGTACTTCAATTTAAGCGGTTCGTTTGATAATACAATCCTAAACCATCAATTGATGATAGATGCAGATTATTTTACTCCAACTAATAAGGAACTTATACCCACGGGTGAGTTAAGAGATGTTACCGGGACACCGATGGATTTCAGAAAGCCAAAACAAATCGGGCAGGATATTGATAAAGATTATGAACCGTTGAAATTTGCTGGTGGATATGATCATAATTGGGTTTTAAATAGTTATAACGGACAGATAAGAAAAGTAGTCGAGCTTTATTCTCCTGAGAGTGGAATTAACATGGAGTTGTTGACAGACCAGCCTGGAATTCAGTTTTATTCAGGAAATTTTCTGGACGGTACGAAGAAAGGCAAAGGTGGTGTGAAGTATAATTTTAGAACATCATTATGTCTGGAGCCCCAGAATTTTCCTGATGCACCTAACCATCCAAATTTTCCATCAGCTGTATTAAGACCAGGAGAGACATATACTCACACAACCATATTTAAATTTTCTGTAAAGTAG